The Methylomonas montana DNA window GAAAAGTGGCCGCCGGAGAGACTGACCGTGTGGGTCAGATAGGCACGCAGCTCATCGGCCAGCGGCTTGAGCTGTTCCGGTTTCAGCGCACGGACATCGGACGGACTTTGAATGGTGTTGAGGAGCGGGAAATCGTTAGTCTGTTTCATAATCAGTACAGGGGTTCACGATAGAACATCAGGATGACGCCTATCTGGAATAAGGCGAATACTGAAATAAATCCGGCAATGTTTTTGCCGGGCGAGTCTAGCTTAAGTTCCAACCAGCGACCGCAAGCCAGGATCAGCGAAAACACGCCCATCATGGTGTGACCGACCTGAATTAAAAAGGCGGTTTTAGCTTCGAAGCCGACATGCGAATGCGCCAGCAACATCATGCCGCCAAAGGCGGCCAGTAATGGATACATATAGGGCATGAAGCCGCTGTTATTGTTCAGCCGCGCTCTGATTTCGATCAAGCCCAGCACGAATACCAATAGCGTGGCGATCCGGTGTTGCAGGATTTCGCCGTTGTTGAAGGTACTGTCCCAGAAACCGATGGGGCCGAGCGGCCAGCTTTCCGCGTCGCTACGGAAGAACAGGAAAACGCCTAATGCCATGAAGCCGACCGGCCAGAAGCGTGCCCAGCTATGGAATCGACTGGAGAACGACAACATCGCAAAGAAGCTCATCGTCGCCAGGAAGATGCCGGAGATATTGTGGTTGTAATCCGACCAGGCGGTAGCCGCTTCCGACGGAATCTGGCCGACAATGGCTACCCGTCCGGCTTCGCCAGCGATCAAGGCTTCATGTGTGGGCGATTCCCAGCGCGGTACGCGCGGATGGAACATGTTCAATACTTCTTCGAAACTGGCCGTCAGATGCGGAATATCGACTGCGGGCGGTTGCGATGCCAAGCTGGCGGCGGTGAACAGGATGGTCAGCAGAATCAGGGTTTCCGCTTCGATGTAATAAGGCACGCGAGCGGTCAGTGCGTAAAGACTACGACTGGTGAAATAGGCATTTACGGCTTGGCGATTTAACCAGGCGAAGCTCAGTGCCAAGCCCAACATGATGATTTTCACCAGCAACAGATTGCCGTAACCCGCGCCGATGAAACCCTGGAAGGTACGGATGTAATACCAGGCCAGCGGGGTGCCGGTAACCAGCAATACAACAACCGCGCCAATACCTAGTGCCGAGAAACGTTTCAGCAATAAAGG harbors:
- a CDS encoding copper resistance D family protein — protein: MEGIANYLDSLIGGVDLTFYSITIGGLLWGLFVLRPWHEEAHYNSALLNKTVNLIHFGSKALIITQLSKIGLKIWLMAVTLGKSPFPAFFQTVQFQAGLARASCAFILALFIRQALKNNPRSKQYWVLSTAIIVPLVISAAWLVHGASRLEDRGLLMTLTVTHQIAAATWVGGIFQILALWGLKKRNAIAVEVWPLLLKRFSALGIGAVVVLLVTGTPLAWYYIRTFQGFIGAGYGNLLLVKIIMLGLALSFAWLNRQAVNAYFTSRSLYALTARVPYYIEAETLILLTILFTAASLASQPPAVDIPHLTASFEEVLNMFHPRVPRWESPTHEALIAGEAGRVAIVGQIPSEAATAWSDYNHNISGIFLATMSFFAMLSFSSRFHSWARFWPVGFMALGVFLFFRSDAESWPLGPIGFWDSTFNNGEILQHRIATLLVFVLGLIEIRARLNNNSGFMPYMYPLLAAFGGMMLLAHSHVGFEAKTAFLIQVGHTMMGVFSLILACGRWLELKLDSPGKNIAGFISVFALFQIGVILMFYREPLY